A genomic region of Aspergillus oryzae RIB40 DNA, chromosome 1 contains the following coding sequences:
- a CDS encoding uncharacterized protein (predicted protein): MTRMPFFYFQPLRRSLHTDGTTQHFDATPIELFFDLFFVANLSTFTATHEIHNVEALGAYIGFLGVIWFTWLQVTLFDIRFARDSVFERICKALQLAAMVGFASAGTRFTTRVNDENVWAFQSLSLFLGGSRILLALQYTVNNVVFIRKRMKPAAKGVSIIAATLFVSSLIYLGMFYIFGVQDGIRSYIWTVWFALFGLEMWVIMGVSCVTPGIGLQDTHLNIRMGLLTLIIIGEGVISVTRIVNRTVRPGGWTKWSFVHILGVTTNVLWAQLHFPFHVALVLLLEGSQILALTLDITLKLTYLEETIMFACEEPRPRPEIAIGLLRNTIEDMEINYSRGAIKEKMAIDAILEDLPNHPLCPGEKVIAFFVTNDHLNDLVGNVTAALFSSMGIIPSEETNIGQLTSSQLLRMYMQLLGFVYIYFFVVASLVMFLFAAFAVLARRHNFYTSIGITTRIILGVLLASLVSFVGKFALAYEFMTSPTILYAFTFVLLTGGPFILD; this comes from the exons ATGACGCGAATGcctttcttctattttcaACCGCTACGTAGAAGTTTGCATACTGATGGGACCACACA GCATTTCGATGCTACTCCAATTGAACTGTTCTTTGACTTGTTTTTCGTGGCGAATCTCTCTACCTTTACTGCTACGCACGAAATCCACAATGTAGAAGCCTTAGGGGCATACATAGGCTTTCTTGGGGTGATTTGGTTCACCTGGCTTCAGGTTACTCTATTTGATATCAGATTCGCCAGGGACTCGGTTTTCGAAAGAATCTGCAAGGCTCTACAACTAGCAGCTATGGTTGGTTTTGCTTCTGCAGGCACGCGGTTTACCACCCGTGTTAATGATGAAAATGTTTGGGCCTTTCAATCATTGAGCCTCTTTCTAGGCGGAAGCCGAATCTTACTGGCTCTGCAATATACAGTCAACAACGTGGTCTTCATTCGTAAACGAATGAAGCCTGCTGCCAAAGGGGTCTCCATCATCGCCGCGACGCTGTTTGTCTCAAGCCTAATCTATCTGGGG ATGTTTTATATCTTCGGGGTGCAGGACGGGATCCGTTCCTATATATGGACCGTTTGGTTTGCTTTGTTCGGGCTAGAGATGTGGGTTATAATGGGAGTATCCTGTGTGACACCCGGAATCGGACTCCAAGATACCCACTTGAACATAAGAATGGGTCTCCTTACGCTAATCATCATTGGCGAAGGGGTCATATCAGTCACTAGGATTGTGAATAGGACCGTGCGGCCAGGGGGCTGGACTAAATGGTCGTTTGTTCACATTCTAGGTGTCACTACTAATGTG CTATGGGCCCAGCTccattttccctttcatgtGGCCCTAGTACTCCTTCTTGAAGGATCACAGATCCTTGCTTTGACCCTAGACATTACCTTGAAGCTCACGTACCTCGAGGAAACTATCATGTTTGCTTGCGAGGAACCACGGCCCAGACCCGAAATAGCCATTGGTCTTCTTCGGAATACCATTGAGGACATGGAGATTAATTACAGCCGCGGCgcaataaaagaaaagatggccATTGACGCAATCTTGGAGGATTTGCCCAATCACCCCCTGTGCCCGGGAGAGAAGGTGATTGCTTTCTTCGTCACGAATGATCACCTCAATGACCTTGTGGGTAATGTTACTGCTGCTCTGTTCTCCAGCATGGGAATTATACCTTCGGAGGAGACAAACATAGGGCAGTTAACTAGCTCGCAGTTGCTGAGGATGTACATGCAGCTACTCGGGTTTGTCTACATCTATTTTTTCGTCGTTGCATCCCTGGTgatgtttctttttgccGCCTTTGCAGTATTGGCTCGTCGCCACAACTTCTACACTAGTATTGGAATAACGACCCGTATCATCCTTGGGGTTCTCTTGGCGAGTTTAGTGTCTTTCGTCGGGAAATTTGCGCTTGCGTACGAATTCATGACATCCCCAACGATACTATACGCATTCACATTTGTTCTTTTGACAGGTGGGCCATTCATCTTGGACTAG
- a CDS encoding putative bis(5'-nucleosyl)-tetraphosphatase (predicted protein) has translation MSQSDSGNWQPLIDVVSGQPTSPGSKYLRCAQVPFAHFALPLPPDPSADTLHHIYLSLYRAALAAAQGSTGSSAPTTSGPAAISYNLAMTDSVMMICPRRSESAQIPVDSATSAEISGAGIVALNGTILAGTLMVKAEAEWDELRRNPDSLKEVLTTIGYPHPDLRKISLL, from the coding sequence ATGTCTCAAAGTGACTCGGGGAACTGGCAGCCCTTGATCGATGTAGTTTCAGGGCAACCAACATCCCCCGGTTCTAAATACTTGCGATGTGCCCAGGTACCGTTTGCGCATTTTGCCCTTCCGTTGCCCCCGGACCCCTCTGCCGACACCCTACATCACATTTATTTGTCCCTGTACAGAGCAGCATTAGCAGCTGCACAGGGAAGCACGGGAAGTTCCGCCCCGACGACCAGTGGTCCAGCTGCAATCAGTTACAATCTAGCAATGACTGattcggtgatgatgatctgtCCCAGGAGAAGTGAAAGTGCTCAAATCCCAGTCGACAGTGCAACATCAGCGGAGATCTCCGGGGCTGGTATCGTTGCCTTGAATGGCACAATTCTTGCTGGTACGCTCATGGTAAAAGCTGAGGCCGAATGGGACGAACTACGTCGTAACCCGGATTCCCTTAAAGAGGTCTTGACGACAATTGGATATCCTCACCCAGATCTGCGCAAGATCTCCTTACTATGA
- the zfpA gene encoding putative C2H2 finger domain protein (predicted protein) produces the protein MDPALTEPFPFHVDLSGFGQSPNSSRLPQSSYYDTPSIDAYSDNKATSFPPMPATPPSAPISHSSEPFMPGLSTASGPSIASASSSAIGSPYSGTAPAIHENWVDTTHGLGLPAALMGDLFPNEYTGSSLDMEGFYSKKNSNNYVDPSLIETLQPQPNIPQSSMPYSEQPNYGYGYLPPSPELPYVPQPEDYDTKPAIAQQLNHIPMSSPLINDRRSSISSEHSRRSQLSPAASNASLDDETQEKGRCPHPDCGRVFKDLKAHLLTHRSERPEKCPIVNCEYHIKGFARKYDKNRHTLIHYKGTMVCGFCPGSGSPAEKSFNRADVFKRHLTSVHGVEQTPPNCRKKSSASSNKAIAGYRNEKAKCSTCAVSFDNAQEFYEHLDDCVLQVVQREQPSEGINQRCLAEVEEDEEVKKTMEKHKLLDTAGTVDQYDDEIDDEEDDSNEFLSHRRSAKSTVKAGRGSSSTSARATLGNSAVTKRPTASKRRNNRDRYPQSWGCPRSSINLKRRVLCVFDGQRNLWKDEMLLQNDLEVRIKLPGGAGDGTNREAYVTDLDVETLKRAEGILNATEEERGPWLDGPSTKMIGSPAMPLPSLSRPYEGEVDIDEFVS, from the exons ATGGATCCCGCTTTGACCGAGCCCTTCCCCTTTCATGTGGACCTGAGTGGCTTCGGACAAAGTCCCAATTCCTCACGACTGCCCCAGTCATCTTATTACGATACTCCGTCGATTGATGCATACTCCGATAATAAAGCGACCAGCTTCCCGCCGATGCCGGCTACTCCACCCTCCGCCCCAATCTCACATTCCTCCGAACCGTTCATGCCAGGTCTTTCCACAGCCTCTGGTCCTTCAATCGCAAGTGCTTCGTCTTCCGCTATAGGCTCCCCTTACTCAGGAACTGCCCCGGCTATTCACGAGAATTGGGTAGACACCACTCACGGTCTGGGGCTACCGGCTGCGCTCATGGGTGACCTCTTCCCGAATGAATACACTGGGAGCTCGTTGGACATGGAAGGGTTCTATTCAAAGAAGAACTCGAATAACTATGTTG ACCCTTCTTTGATTGAGACATTACAACCACAACCGAACATTCCTCAATCTTCTATGCCATACTCTGAGCAGCCGAATTACGGCTACGGGTACCTTCCTCCGTCCCCTGAGCTTCCCTATGTTCCCCAGCCCGAAGATTATGATACGAAGCCGGCGATTGCGCAGCAACTCAATCACATCCCGATGTCTTCCCCTCTGATCAATGACCGGAGgtcctccatctcatccGAGCACTCCCGTCGTTCACAGCTGAGTCCAGCTGCTAGTAACGCGTCTCTTGATGATGAGACCCAGGAGAAGGGACGGTGCCCCCACCCTGACTGTGGACGTGTCTTCAAAGATTTGAAGGCCCATTTGCTAACCCATCGGTCGGAGAGGCCCGAGAAATGCCCCATCGTTAACTGTGAGTATCATATCAAGGGCTTCGCCCGCAAATATGATAAGAACCGTCACACTCTCATTCATTACAAAGGCACAATGGTCTGCGGCTTTTGTCCAGGATCTGGGTCACCAGCGGAAAAGAGCTTCAATAGAGCAGACGTCTTCAAGCGCCACTTGACTTCGGTGCATGGCGTGGAACAAACACCGCCGAATTGCCGGAAGAAGAGCTCAGCTTCGTCGAACAAGGCTATCGCAGGGTATCGCAACGAAAAAGCTAAGTGCTCGACATGCGCTGTTTCATTCGACAACGCCCAGGAATTTTACGAGCACTTGGACGACTGTGTTCTCCAAGTTGTGCAGCGGGAGCAACCTAGTGAGGGTATTAACCAGAGATGCCTCGCTGAAGTtgaggaggacgaggaggtgaagaaaaCTATGGAGAAGCATAAGCTGCTCGACACGGCTGGTACCGTTGATCAATatgatgatgaaattgacgacgaggaggacgatTCAAATGAGTTCCTGTCTCACCGGCGCTCCGCCAAAAGTACTGTGAAAGCCGGGAGAGGCAGCTCAAGTACTTCTGCCCGTGCTACCCTAGGAAACAGCGCTGTTACCAAGCGTCCAACCGCCTCGAAGCGGCGAAATAACCGTGATCGTTACCCCCAATCCTGGGGTTGCCCCAGGAGCAGCATCAACCTAAAAAGGCGCGTTCTGTGTGTGTTCGATGGCCAACGCAATCTGTGGAAGGATGAAATGCTGCTTCAAAACGACCTTGAAGTCCGTATAAAGCTTCCTGGTGGCGCTGGCGATGGCACTAATCGAGAGGCATATGTGACCGATCTGGACGTCGAGACGCTAAAGCGCGCGGAAGGCATCCTGAACGCTACTGAGGAAGAACGGGGTCCTTGGCTAGATGGACCCTCTACGAAGATGATTGGGTCACCGGCCATGCCGTTGCCCAGCCTGTCTCGTCCTTATGAAGGAGAGGTAGATATTGATGAGTTTGTGTCTTAA
- a CDS encoding beta-N-acetylhexosaminidase (beta-N-acetylhexosaminidase), with translation MRISQICTVLSTVTSAVAVGVNPLPAPREISWGSSGPKSIAGELQLRTDSDSADGIVADAWNRAWETIVALRWVPAATEAPISSFEPFPTPTAGASKKSKRASNSLQYVNVQVKDIEADLQHGVDESYTLDVEEDSDTITINAETVWGALHAFTTLQQLVISDGHGGLIIEEPVNIKDSPLYPYRGIMLDTGRNFVSLPKIFEQLEGMSLSKLNVLHWHIDDAQSWPIWVDVYPEMVKDAYSPHEIYSRNDVRNIVNYARARGIRVIPEIDMPSHSSSGWKQVDPEMVTCTDSWWSNDDWPLHTAVEPNPGQLDIIYNKTYEVVGNVYKELSDIFPDHWFHVGGDEIQPNCFNFSTHVTKWFAEDPSRTYHDLAQYWVDHAVPIFQNYSQERRLVMWEDIALSADNAHDVPKNIVMQSWNNGLEYISNLTARGYDVIVSSSDFLYLDCGHGGFVTNDPRYNVMANPDANTPNFNYGGNGGSWCAPYKTWQRIYDYDFTLNLTETQAKHIIGATAPLWGEQVDDINVSSMFWPRAAALAELVWSGNRDANGNKRTTEMTQRILNFREYLVANGVQAQALVPKYCLQHPHACDLYRNQAAIQ, from the coding sequence ATGCGGATTTCCCAGATCTGCACCGTGCTCTCCACGGTAACCTCAGCCGTCGCTGTTGGTGTAAATCCCTTGCCGGCGCCGCGCGAGATCTCCTGGGGTTCCTCCGGTCCCAAGTCCATCGCCGGagagctgcagctgcgcACCGACTCTGACTCGGCTGACGGGATTGTGGCCGATGCATGGAATCGTGCATGGGAGACCATAGTCGCCTTGCGATGGGTCCCCGCTGCTACGGAAGCTCCTATCTCCTCCTTCGAACCTTTCCCAACCCCCACAGCGGGCGCTTCCAAAAAGTCGAAGCGCGCCTCAAATTCACTGCAATATGTCAACGTACAAGTCAAAGACATTGAGGCCGATCTTCAGCACGGTGTTGATGAGTCTTACACGCTCGATGTCGAGGAGGATTCAGATACCATCACAATTAATGCTGAGACCGTTTGGGGTGCTCTGCATGCATTTACCActcttcaacagctggtCATATCCGATGGCCATGGCGGTCTGATTATCGAAGAGCCAGTCAACATCAAAGATTCTCCACTTTATCCCTACCGTGGAATCATGCTTGATACTGGTCGTAACTTCGTCTCCCTGCCCAAAATATTCGAACAGCTGGAGGGCATGTCCCTTTCGAAACTCAACGTCTTGCACTGGCACATAGACGATGCGCAATCTTGGCCTATCTGGGTCGACGTTTATCCCGAGATGGTCAAAGATGCTTACTCGCCCCATGAGATATACTCGCGCAATGATGTCCGCAACATTGTCAATTATGCTCGGGCTCGTGGTATTCGTGTGATTCCCGAAATCGACATGCCAAGTCACTCCTCGTCAGGCTGGAAGCAAGTTGACCCCGAAATGGTTACTTGCACAGATTCCTGGTGGTCCAATGATGACTGGCCACTCCATACCGCGGTTGAGCCAAATCCAGGTCAGCTTGACATCATCTACAACAAGACTTACGAGGTCGTCGGCAATGTTTACAAGGAGCTGTCGGACATTTTCCCTGATCATTGGTTCCATGTCGGAGGAGACGAGATCCAACCTAACTGCTTCAATTTCAGTACCCACGTCACCAAGTGGTTTGCTGAGGATCCCTCGCGCACGTACCACGACCTGGCTCAATACTGGGTTGATCATGCTGTGCCTATTTTCCAGAACTACAGCCAAGAACGCCGTCTGGTTATGTGGGAGGACATTGCGCTGTCCGCGGATAATGCACATGATGTGCCCAAGAACATTGTAATGCAGAGCTGGAACAATGGTCTAGAGTACATCTCAAACTTGACCGCTAGAGGCTACGACGTCATCGTGTCTTCCTCTGACTTTCTGTACCTGGACTGTGGTCATGGAGGCTTTGTCACCAACGATCCGCGGTACAATGTGATGGCTAACCCAGATGCGAATACCCCTAACTTCAACTATGGGGGCAATGGAGGATCGTGGTGCGCCCCTTACAAAACCTGGCAACGTATCTACGACTACGACTTCACTCTCAACCTCACTGAGACGCAAGCTAAGCATATCATTGGCGCAACCGCTCCTCTTTGGGGCGAGcaagttgatgatatcaacgtCTCTAGCATGTTCTGGCCTCGTGCTGCAGCTCTGGCAGAGCTAGTCTGGTCCGGAAACCGCGACGCTAATGGCAACAAGCGCACCACGGAGATGACACAGCGTATCCTCAACTTCCGTGAATACCTCGTTGCGAATGGTGTTCAGGCTCAAGCTCTGGTTCCGAAGTACTGcttgcaacatcctcatgcTTGCGATCTCTACCGTAACCAAGCCGCAATTCAGTAA